A single genomic interval of Candidatus Woesearchaeota archaeon harbors:
- the dph5 gene encoding diphthine synthase, with product MLHLIGIGAKKEHINPEMLEAIKKSEKVFLEYYTSFYQTTFEDLSKYLGKELTIADRDLIESQIEEQILEPAKKTDIALLILGDPLIATTHTDLLLRAKDMNIKTKVYNNVSIGNYITRTGLQFYKFGKITSIPFFSEKFMPRTPYLVFIDNHRIGAHSLFLLDLNPSNDIAYKGHDKYLEANKALQFLLDIPKLMLENEEIEEKESQVIDEIDDAIICSRLGFEDEIILYGTIKELIEYDKKEILKEPLCIIIPGDMHEMEEEFLKQFKI from the coding sequence ATGTTACACTTAATTGGAATTGGCGCAAAAAAAGAGCATATCAATCCAGAAATGCTAGAAGCCATAAAAAAATCAGAAAAAGTATTTCTAGAATATTACACTTCATTTTATCAAACAACATTTGAAGACTTATCAAAATATTTAGGAAAAGAACTAACTATTGCAGATAGAGACTTAATTGAGAGTCAAATTGAAGAACAGATTCTTGAACCTGCAAAAAAAACAGACATTGCTCTTCTAATATTAGGCGACCCACTAATTGCAACAACTCATACAGATTTACTTCTAAGAGCAAAGGACATGAATATTAAAACAAAAGTTTACAACAATGTATCAATTGGAAACTATATAACAAGAACTGGACTTCAATTTTACAAATTTGGAAAAATAACTTCAATCCCCTTCTTTTCAGAAAAATTTATGCCAAGAACTCCATATCTAGTATTTATAGACAATCACAGAATTGGCGCACACTCATTATTTCTTCTTGACTTAAATCCTTCAAATGATATCGCATATAAAGGACACGATAAATACCTCGAAGCAAACAAAGCGCTACAGTTTCTACTAGATATACCTAAATTGATGCTTGAGAACGAAGAAATTGAAGAGAAAGAATCCCAAGTAATAGATGAGATTGATGATGCAATAATATGCTCTAGATTAGGCTTTGAGGATGAAATAATATTATATGGAACAATTAAAGAATTAATTGAATACGATAAAAAAGAAATATTAAAAGAACCACTTTGTATAATAATTCCTGGAGACATGCACGAAATGGAAGAAGAATTTTTAAAGCAGTTCAAGATTTAA